The following coding sequences lie in one Apium graveolens cultivar Ventura chromosome 3, ASM990537v1, whole genome shotgun sequence genomic window:
- the LOC141713951 gene encoding uncharacterized protein LOC141713951 produces the protein MEITKTKEGSGGLSYPMLTKSNYTTRSLKMKVFMKAQGVWGAIEEDPNTVVDERKVQISLADIYQGVPEEVLQTIAEKETAKEVWEAIKTMCVGAEQVKEVKVETLKGEFESLTMKETYNIDVFCMKLSGITTNIRVLGEVMKEPSVVRKILRAVPDKFLQIASNIELFGDMKAMTVEELVGRLKAHEEKMKGRSENADKQQLILASQNQKTRGAYFRDKSRIRCYNCNTLGHYASECSKSQREREKRQEVNMTVVKDDEPALL, from the coding sequence ATGGAGATAACCAAGACAAAAGAAGGCTCTGGGGGTTTATCCTATCCAATGCTAACGAAAAGTAACTACACAACACGGTCCCTGAAAATGAAAGTTTTCATGAAGGCGCAGGGTGTTTGGGGTGCGATCGAAGAAGATCCAAACACTGTTGTTGATGAGAGGAAGGTACAAATATCCCTTGCAGATATATACCAAGGTGTTCCAGAAGAAGTACTGCAGACTATTGCTGAGAAGGAAACCgcaaaggaagtttgggaagCCATTAAAACGATGTGTGTAGGAGCAGAACAGGTGAAGGAGGTTAAGGTAGAAACGTTAAAAGGAGAATTTGAGTCTCTTACCATGAAGGAGACATATAACATCGATGTTTTTTGTATGAAACTGAGCGGGATAACAACCAACATACGGGTTCTTGGAGAAGTGATGAAGGAGCCAAGCGTTGTGAGGAAGATCCTACGTGCAGTCCCTGATAAATTTCTCCAGATAGCTTCAAATATCGAACTATTCGGAGACATGAAAGCTATGACGGTTGAAGAGTTAGTGGGTCGTCTTAAAGCTCACGAGGAGAAGATGAAGGGCAGGTCTGAGAACGCAGACAAACAACAACTTATCTTGGCATCTCAAAATCAAAAAACTAGAGGTGCTTATTTCCGTGACAAGAGTAGGATCAGGTGCTACAACTGTAACACCTTGGGACACTATGCATCAGAATGTAGCAAATCACAACGTGAAAGAGAGAAGAGGCAGGAAGTAAACATGACAGTCGTCAAGGATGATGAACCAGCTTTATTATAA
- the LOC141713952 gene encoding uncharacterized protein LOC141713952 produces the protein MTTNFMLPDLNEDPIPDLNDIPPMSPAKAKGKRLTNLEKYHIVRTFTLNYNNGKLKQGTINQVAFNYGVSRSAISRIWKETLQTIKSGDDLDVQRKYKGVNKSKVFDLEKVSSIPLRLRTNIRTLACQLNAPKSKVHRFIQRGKIRSHSNALKPFLTSQNMEVRVSFVLSHIENSTLHRSPTYVDMYCMVHIDEKWFYMIRTSQKYYLLPSEPEPHRTSKSKRFITKVMFMSAVARPRYDKDGVCIFDGKIGIFPFTIEEPAARARGVIEVKPIESITKIVIKQYLIEKIIPAIKAKWPSDFNKHIVIQQDNARPHIGDNDQDFIKVAKDGEFYITLANQPPNSTDLNINDLGFFRIIQGLQHEKAPKTITQLVDAVKQAYEEVSHTTLNYVWLSLMNCMTEILKHGGNNNYKLPHMGKKKLERLGLLPTQINAPLYIVEKALSERTNDN, from the coding sequence ATGACAACAAATTTCATGCTTCCAGATTTGAATGAAGACCCAATTCCAGATTTAAATGATATTCCTCCCATGAGTCCTGCAAAAGCAAAAGGAAAACGATTGACGAATTTAGAGAAGTATCATATTGTTCGTACTTTTACTTTAAATTACAACAATGGCAAGCTTAAACAAGGAACGATCAACCAAGTTGCCTTTAACTATGGAGTCTCGAGGTCGGCAATTTCGAGGATATGGAAGGAAACTCTACAAACAATTAAAAGTGGTGATGATCTTGATGTGCAAAGAAAGTACAAGGGTGTCAACAAGAGTAAAGTTTTTGATTTAGAGAAGGTAAGTTCAATTCCTTTACGCTTGAGAACCAATATTCGGACACTTGCTTGTCAACTAAATGCACCTAAATCCAAAGTACATAGATTTATTCAAAGGGGAAAAATTAGATCACATTCAAATGCCTTGAAACCTTTTTTAACATCTCAAAATATGGAAGTAAGAGTGAGCTTTGTTTTAAGCCATATTGAAAACTCAACACTCCATAGAAGCCCAACATACGTAGACATGTATTGTATGGTTCACATAGACGAGAAGTGGTTTTATATGATAAGAACATCACAAAAATACTACTTATTGCCAAGTGAACCTGAACCGCATAGAACTAGCAAATCTAAGAGATTTATAACAAAAGTTATGTTTATGAGTGCGGTTGCAAGGCCTAGGTATGACAAAGATGGTGTTTGTATATTTGATGGAAAAATAGGAATATTTCCTTTTACTATTGAGGAGCCGGCGGCTAGAGCAAGGGGTGTCATAGAAGTGAAACCCATAGAAAGCATCACCAAGATTGTGATCAAGCAATACCTAATCGAAAAGATTATTCCGGCTATAAAAGCTAAATGGCCATCCGACTTTAACAAACATATAGTCATTCAACAAGATAACGCTAGACCTCATATAGGTGACAATGACCAAGATTTTATCAAGGTTGCAAAAGATGGTGAATTCTACATTACATTAGCTAATCAACCACCTAATAGTACGGATCTCAATATCAATGATTTGGGTTTTTTCCGAATAATACAAGGACTGCAACATGAAAAGGCGCCTAAAACGATTACTCAACTAGTTGATGCCGTGAAACAAGCCTATGAAGAAGTTAGTCATACCACTTTGAATTATGTTTGGTTGTCACTTATGAATTGTATGACGGAGATACTAAAACACGGTGGTAATAACAATTATAAGCTCCCACACATGGGGAAAAAGAAACTTGAACGTCTTGGATTACTACCTACTCAAATCAATGCTCCACTATACATAGTGGAGAAGGCACTAAGCGAGAGAACTAACGACAATTAA